In one window of Desulfonatronovibrio magnus DNA:
- a CDS encoding HNH endonuclease signature motif containing protein, with the protein MKYDNRLSSRQRGYNSNWEKVRKMKLNADPLCEQCKSRDKVTGAVLVHHINSNPRDNRAANLMSVCRPCHDVLHSSRHGCDINGNPLDPNHPWNLEGGAC; encoded by the coding sequence ATGAAATACGACAACAGATTATCGTCAAGGCAACGAGGATATAATTCAAACTGGGAAAAAGTCAGGAAGATGAAACTGAATGCAGACCCTCTATGTGAGCAGTGCAAGTCCAGGGACAAAGTCACCGGGGCAGTTCTTGTTCACCACATCAACTCTAACCCCAGAGATAACAGAGCGGCAAACCTGATGAGCGTGTGCAGGCCGTGTCATGATGTACTGCATTCGTCAAGACATGGATGCGACATCAACGGCAATCCTCTTGATCCTAATCACCCCTGGAACCTTGAGGGAGGGGCATGTTGA
- a CDS encoding helix-turn-helix domain-containing protein, which yields MVLPEKQLYHINEVAGIFQVHPRTVRNWIESGRLRAIKYVGNLRISRKDLVEFERKGERTI from the coding sequence ATGGTATTGCCGGAGAAGCAGCTCTACCACATCAACGAGGTTGCCGGAATATTCCAGGTGCACCCGCGAACAGTAAGAAACTGGATTGAATCAGGCAGGCTCCGTGCGATCAAATATGTTGGCAACCTGCGGATTTCGCGCAAGGATCTGGTTGAATTTGAGAGAAAAGGAGAACGAACAATATGA